The segment GCTCAACGCCGGCGGCTCGATGCACAGCGGATGAGTAATATGCTCAAATGGATTTTTATTGCCGCCGGCGGAGCGTTGGGCTCCGTGTTACGCTATGCCGTGCAAGGTTGGTTTCGAGAAGCCTTTGGCGCGCGGTTTCCCTGGGGAACGTTTGTTGTCAACATCACCGGTTGCTTGCTGATTGGGCTGCTGGCCGGTTTGTTCGCTGGCCCGCGAATCATCCGCGATGAATACAAAATCGGCCTGATGATTGGCGTGCTGGGCGGCTACACCACATTTTCCAGTTTCGGTTTGGAAACGTTCAACCTGGCCCACGAGGGAGAGTTTCGCTTGGCGCTGGTGAACATGGCGCTCAGTTGCGCAGTCGGCTTCGTGGCCGTATGGATTGGCTACCGGCTGGCGGAACGTTGGTTTGGAGTGTGACCGAAATTTCACCGCAGAGACGCG is part of the Pirellulales bacterium genome and harbors:
- the crcB gene encoding fluoride efflux transporter CrcB: MLKWIFIAAGGALGSVLRYAVQGWFREAFGARFPWGTFVVNITGCLLIGLLAGLFAGPRIIRDEYKIGLMIGVLGGYTTFSSFGLETFNLAHEGEFRLALVNMALSCAVGFVAVWIGYRLAERWFGV